In Nocardia yunnanensis, one DNA window encodes the following:
- the hppD gene encoding 4-hydroxyphenylpyruvate dioxygenase, with amino-acid sequence MSIDAGQQRTRSGDLPGEDELRRLVGLVDHDAAADPFPVLGWDAVVWAVGNATQTAHYLQSAFGMRLEAYSGPETGNRDHKAFVLRSGGARFVVKGAVDPASSLVAHHDRHGDGVVDIALEVPDVDRCIARARAQGATVLVEPHDETDEYGTVRLAAIATYGDTCHTLVDRSRYFGPYLPGYQPRRSGYAPRAGQPVRIFQAIDHVVGNVELGRMDEWVEFYRRVMGFQNMAEFVGDDIATEYSALMSKVVANGNHRVKFPLNEPAPSRKRSQIDEYLEFYQGPGVQHIALATGDILTAVDVLRREGIEFLDTPDSYYEDPELRARIGHVRVPVGELQRRGILVDRDEDGYLLQIFCKPITDRPTVFFELIERHGSLGFGKGNFKALFQAIEREQEARGNL; translated from the coding sequence ATGAGCATCGACGCAGGACAGCAGCGCACCCGATCCGGCGACCTGCCCGGCGAGGACGAACTCCGCCGCCTCGTCGGCCTGGTGGACCACGATGCCGCCGCCGACCCGTTCCCCGTCCTGGGCTGGGACGCCGTGGTCTGGGCGGTCGGCAACGCCACCCAGACCGCGCACTATCTGCAATCCGCCTTCGGCATGCGGCTGGAGGCGTACTCGGGACCCGAGACCGGCAATCGCGACCACAAGGCGTTCGTGCTGCGCAGCGGCGGCGCCCGATTCGTCGTCAAGGGCGCGGTCGATCCCGCCAGTTCGCTTGTCGCACACCATGATCGGCACGGCGACGGTGTGGTCGACATCGCGCTCGAGGTTCCGGACGTGGACCGCTGCATCGCCCGCGCCCGGGCGCAGGGCGCCACCGTCCTGGTCGAACCACACGACGAGACAGACGAATACGGCACCGTGCGCCTCGCCGCCATCGCCACCTACGGCGACACCTGCCACACCCTCGTCGACCGCTCCCGCTACTTCGGGCCGTATCTGCCCGGCTATCAGCCCCGCCGCTCCGGTTACGCCCCGCGCGCCGGCCAACCCGTCCGCATCTTCCAGGCCATCGACCACGTCGTCGGCAATGTGGAACTCGGCCGGATGGACGAATGGGTCGAGTTCTACCGGCGCGTCATGGGATTTCAGAACATGGCCGAATTCGTCGGCGACGACATCGCCACCGAATACTCCGCGCTCATGAGCAAGGTCGTCGCCAACGGCAACCACCGCGTCAAGTTCCCGCTCAACGAACCCGCGCCCAGCCGCAAACGCTCCCAGATCGACGAATACCTCGAGTTCTATCAGGGCCCCGGCGTCCAGCACATCGCACTGGCCACCGGCGACATCCTCACCGCCGTCGACGTCTTGCGCCGCGAGGGCATCGAATTCCTCGACACCCCCGACAGCTACTACGAGGACCCGGAACTGCGCGCCCGCATCGGCCACGTCCGCGTCCCCGTCGGCGAACTCCAGCGCCGCGGCATCCTCGTCGACCGCGACGAGGACGGCTACCTCCTGCAGATCTTCTGCAAACCCATCACCGACCGCCCCACCGTCTTCTTCGAACTCATCGAACGCCACGGCTCCCTCGGCTTCGGCAAGGGCAACTTCAAGGCTCTCTTCCAAGCCATCGAACG